A portion of the Sabethes cyaneus chromosome 3, idSabCyanKW18_F2, whole genome shotgun sequence genome contains these proteins:
- the LOC128740341 gene encoding cytosol aminopeptidase-like: MAAPLKLQTYVPAMRKQFLALTLRRNAHQKIVTGQESCTNPPSRGLVLGVYSDENDRNDIGLLTPTAAKYNEHYTNGLLLDLLHIAGPMPRRGETRIFYNLEPTYSAVAVCGLGSECLGYDKVEKQDISKEAIRIAAATGCQELQKLETNRIYVEDMGHAESAAEGAHMGLWVNQELRNPDRRVFIPQLQLYYEPQLPCDSDGWRIGLAKAEAQNLARQLQEAPANHMTPTTFAQNVVQILCNSGVNVEVKVRSWAESQGMTSFLTVAKGSCEPPIFLELSYYGTNPKERPIVLIGQGNTYDSGGICAKKLHALRDMRGDMAGAACIVATCRAIAALKLPVNIRALIPLCEHMIGCNAMKPGDVVMVKNGKSIEIVDADYEGPLVLVDALLYAESFGPKYIVDVSTISDHVLEAFGTICSAVFTNSEDLWQRIKNAGIHTGDRLWRLPLWDYFTQQMCSGQHVDVQNFGRGVGGESCKAAAFLREFLPCGQWMHIDAYNVMTTKGNDFPYLRKGMAGRPTRTLIEFIAQACCPNKCSQYK, translated from the exons ATGGCTGCCCCGCTAAAGCTCCAAACTTACGTACCTGCGATGAGGAAACAATTTCTTGCGTTGACATTACGAAGAAACGCTCACCAGAAGATTGTTACCGGACAAGAAAGTTGCACCAATCCTCCTTCGCGGGGTCTCGTTTTAGGTGTGTATAGCGATGAAAATGATCGGAATGATATTGGCCTGTTGACCCCAACTGCTGCTAAGTACAACGAG CACTACACCAATGGGTTACTGCTGGACTTGCTACACATTGCTGGTCCTATGCCAAGGAGAGGAGAAACGAGAATATTCTATAACCTTGAGCCGACCTACTCCGCTGTCGCCGTGTGCGGGCTTGGAAGCGAATGTCTCGGATATGATAAGGTGGAGAAGCAAGATATATCAAAGGAAGCCATCCGCATAGCAGCAGCTACCGGGTGTCAGGAGTTGCAGAAATTGGAAACTAATCGAATTTACGTAGAAGACATGGGTCACGCTGAATCAGCAGCGGAAGGGGCACACATGGGCCTGTGGGTAAATCAGGAATTGCGAAATCCCGACCGCCGTGTGTTCATCCCGCAGTTGCAGCTCTACTACGAACCGCAATTACCATGTGATTCTGATGGCTGGCGTATCGGATTAGCTAAAGCAGAAGCTCAAAACTTAGCGCGTCAATTGCAAGAGGCACCGGCAAATCACATGACTCCGACCACATTCGCTCAAAACGTGGTGCAAATCCTTTGCAACTCCGGAGTGAATGTAGAGGTAAAAGTTCGAAGTTGGGCTGAAAGTCAAGGTATGACTTCCTTTTTAACGGTTGCCAAAGGCTCCTGCGAGCCGCCAATATTTTTGGAGCTAAGCTATTATGGCACAAATCCGAAAGAGCGACCAATCGTTCTTATTGGCCAGGGAAATACCTATGATAGTGGTGGCATATGCGCCAAAAAATTACACGCTCTTCGTGATATGCGAGGTGATATGGCCGGTGCTGCCTGTATTGTGGCGACATGCCGAGCAATAGCAGCTTTGAAACTGCCGGTTAACATTCGTGCATTAATCCCACTGTGTGAGCATATGATCGGTTGTAATGCTATGAAACCTGGCGATGTTGTGATggtaaaaaacggaaaaagcaTTGAAATCGTCGATGCTGATTATGAAGGTCCGCTGGTTTTAGTGGATGCTCTACTCTATGCGGAAAGTTTTGGCCCAAAATACATTGTAGATGTGTCCACTATTTCTGATCACGTGCTGGAAGCTTTTGGAACGATTTGCAGTGCGGTCTTTACTAACTCGGAAGACCTCTGGCAACGCATCAAGAATGCTGGCATTCATACCGGGGACCGACTTTGGCGCCTTCCGCTGTGGGACTATTTTACGCAACAGATGTGTTCGGGCCAGCATGTGGACGTGCAAAACTTTGGCAGAGGAGTGGGCGGCGAATCCTGCAAAGCCGCCGCGTTTCTTAGAGAGTTTTTACCTTGTGGCCAATGGATGCATATCGATGCGTACAACGTGATGACAACAAAAGGAAACGATTTTCCATATTTGCGCAAGGGTATGGCGGGCCGTCCAACGAGAACTCTTATTGAGTTCATAGCTCAAGCCTGCTGTCCGAACAAATGTAGCCAGTATAAGTAG